The sequence below is a genomic window from Tubulanus polymorphus chromosome 1, tnTubPoly1.2, whole genome shotgun sequence.
TTTGCTGCGTATTGATTTGCCAAATTAAACAAAAcctattaattaattaataattcattaattacaaTCAGCTATAATTGATaaacagcagcagcggcagcggcagcagcagcagctggaTCGAGGTTAATGTTTACGTACAGAATAAGTGAGGTCTAAATTAATTTGTTCACTGGTTCCAAGTTGTTCTCTTTGTCGAACTAAAATACGTTCCTTCCGACCGGCTTCTTTAGCTTTCTCTAACGCCTACAAATATACAGCACACTTATATAGCAGCGCCACCTATACATCTATAACAGCGCCACCTATATCAAACTTACTGTACTCAATTCTCCGCTACTATTCGCGAAACAACTTTCTTCTATCAATTCGTTcactttcttttctaattgttttattttctcttccggactaaaaataaataaatcgatgaaaaagGAAAATAAAGCGATGAATGTTTGAAAAGAGTTACAGCTACAACAACAGGTACCTGTCTTCAGTTTTTGACTCCAATGGAGGAGCTGGACCTTGAGATGCTTGGTTTAAAGGATCAAACGAAACacctaaaaaataaattataatcatttaTCTTTAAGTGATGGGGACATACCGCGCCGGAGGAGGAAAGGGTTAGACGTACCTCTAGGTTGTGAAGTAAATCCTGCAGCTCTTACAGCGGTCATCGGTCGAGCGTTACCATCCTGTGCTCCGGTTACTGGACGTCCTAATGATGATATCATTCCACTCCTACCAGCAGCTTGAGTTCCTAATCTTAAACCAGTTGGAGGTGGTTTACTACTACTCCCGGCctaaaatacaatatcaaaTACTCGCAACTTACAAcatattagtttttaaaacaaataaaaccaaGATTGAATACTGAATATTTACGAGATTTTTTTTACGTCCATGACTGGTGCGCACTGCTTGTTGAAACGCTATATCATGTTCTAATTCCTGTAATACATAAATCAACATAGATATCAAATAGGCTTCAATACACCGGCCCGGTTCAATATACCCGCCCGGCGCAATACACCGGCCCGCCGCAGTACACCTTCCGGGCGCAGTACACGCGCTCCCGGCGCAATATACCCTCTGGTCTCAATACACCTGAAAACTTACCTCTGCTTCTAAAGTAGCGCTGTATTCGTTGAACCCTGAATATaaatcatcttcatcttcacCAGCGAGATGAACTTGTTCCATCATACTTAAACGATTCATACCTGCCAtttacagcagcagcagcagcagagaGCGCAGACTCCTCAACTTTATAACAACAATCtaccaacaacaacaaacaacGTCAGGAGAGTTCTCTCAACTCAACCACAACTCAAAGTCCTAACCTAATAAAAAACCCTTCCCTGCCTTGTTGTTCACAGCGCATGCAGGCCTTGAAACTTAAAAaactttctaaatgaaaaTACCTTCGTTTGTTGACAATTGATCAAACTGACAGTTAACCGTTCAGTTCGGTTTGTTTAGGAATTTCACCGCAGCGACATCTATACACGGACACCGGATCGGACCacgctaaccctaaccctaggtcctGTCCCCATTACGatctaaccctaaccctaggtcctTTCCCCATTACGatctaaccctaaccctaggtctgTCCCCATTACGATCTAACCCTTACCCTAGGTCCTTTCCCCGTTACGatctaaccctaaccctaggtctgTCCCCATTACGatctaaccctaaccctagattCAATTGAATCAATACGCGATATAGCTGTAAATCGGCTATGTATAAATCCACGCAAAAAATAGATTTGAGAAATCGGttgattttattgaataaatggtttatAGATTAAATCAGAAGTCTACATTCAATAAGTTGATTATTATTCTACTAATTGATCATTgttctaatgatttatctcTGCTCCTCCGCTGGGTAATAAACGCATCGTCTGCACTTCCGGTGTCATGGCCGCCGTCAATCGgaaaaaaatctagaaaaaacaATGGATTACGATTTTAAAGTGCGAACAGCGAAAGAACGAGCAAAAGTGgaagatttatttgattttgaaggTTGTAAAGTCGGTCGTGGAACGTATGGACACGTTTATAAAGCGAAGAAGAAAGTGAAAGATGACAGGTTCGTCAGTCTCCTCCGATCCCCTCTGATTAACTCCCAGACTCCTCCTCACCTTTTTTTGTCTATTTTAAGTTGTACTGTttgtttgttatatttcagtaatgaaagtcaCGACAGTAGAGAATATGCTTTAAAACAAATAGAAGGAGTTGGAATATCGATGTCAGCATGCAGAGAAATAGCTGTAAGTTCCCCGTACCCGCCTGCCAGTGCCTGTctctaatatatatatatatatgtttgtcTGTGTTTAATTTCAGTTGCTCCGAGAATTGAAACATCCAAATGTAATCAGTTTACAGAAAGTATTTTTATCTCATTCTGATCGGAAAGTTTGGTTATTATTCGATTATGCCGAACATGATTTATGGGTGAGTATTCCTCCCCCTCAACCTGGTATCTCATCTCCATCTCCCAAATCTCTTTTTGTGCCTCCTTGGGTTTGATTGAATTCAGATATTTATTGTTTTACAGcatataatcaaatttcaCCGCTCCGCTAAAGCGAATAAGAAAACTGTTCCAGTTCCAAAGAACATGGTGAAATCATTATTATATCAGATTTTAGACGGTATTCACTATTTACACGCAAACTGGGTTCTTCACAGAGATctggtaaatatttcatttacatcaCATCGAAATCAATCATttaatatttatcattaacTGACTGTATGTGATTGATAGAAACCTGCGAATATATTAGTGATGGGAGAAGGTCAAGAAAGAGGAAGAGTAAAAATTGgtaaaatttattaaaaaatgGTTGAATGAGTTTTATAGTTATTAATGAATGATTAGAATTTGATTGTGATTtgtttgtatgtatttttagCTGATATGGGATTCGCGAGATTGTTTAATGCTCCGTTGAAACCGTTAGCAGATTTAGATCCTGTTGTTGTTACTTTTTGGTATCGAGCACCAGAGTTATTACTGGGTGCGAGACATTATACTAAAGCCATAGGTAAATATTAATCTGTGTCCTGTTCCATACAACAAGAGTTTATTCTCGACCTGAGAAATGTAGAAATGACTGATACATTACAAAGTGTCCCCAGTTTCATGTAAAActgttaagtttgaattgttgtcctcatttaaaacatgaagtaaccaatggtaATTACACCAACATTTTTCATGAACCTGGGCCCTGGGCTTATTGGatgtatatttattgaatCATTTCACAGATATATGGGCTATTGGATGTATATTTGCTGAATTATTGACATCTGAACCGATATTCCATTGTCGTCAAGAGGATATAAAGACCAGTAACCCGTATCATCATGATCAACTAGATAGAATATTTAATGTGATGGGTTTTCCACAAGGTAAGTTGTAATTTATGATGGGTGTTTGGGGGTAAACCTGATCTCATTCGATGTCTAATGACTCGTTTTATAAACTATTCTAAAACAGATAAAGACTGGGAAGATATCAGAAAAATGCCTGAACATCCGGCGTTGATGAAAGATTTCAAGAAAGGAAAGTAAGTATAGTATCTTGTGTGTGTATCTATTTGACAGTGATACAGATAGTGTATCTATGTGACAGTGATACGGATAGTGTATCTATTTGACAGTGATACAGATAGTGTATCTATTTGACAGTGATACGGATAGTGTATCTATGTGACAGTGATACGGATAGTGTATCTATTTGACAGTGATACGGATAGTGTATCTATTTGACAGTGATACGGATAGTGTATCTATTTGACAGTGATGCGGATAGTGTATCTATTTGACAGTGATACGGATAGTGTATCTATTTGACAGTGATACGGATAGTGTATCTATTTGACAGTGATACGGATAGTGTATCTATTTGACAGTGATACGGATAGTGTATCTATTTGACAGTGATACGGATAGTGTATCTATTTGACAGTGATACGGATAGTGTATCTATTTGACAGTGATACGGATAGTGTATCTATTTGACAGTGATACGGATAGTGTATCTATTTGACAGTGATACGGATAGTGTATCTATTTGACAGTGATACGGATAGTGTATCTATTTGACAGTGATACGGATAGTGTATCTATTTGACAGTGATACGGATAGTGTATCTATTTGACAGTGATACGGATAGTGTATCTATTTGACAGCGATACGGATAGTGTATCTATGTGACAGCGATACGGATAGTGTATCTATTTGACAGCGATACGGATAGTGTATCTATTTGACAGCGATACGGATAGTGTATCTATTTGACAGCGATACGGATAGTGTATCTATTTGACAGCGATACGGATAGTGTATCTATTTGACAGCGATACGGATAGTGTATCTATTTGACAGCGATACGGATAGTGTATCTATTTGACAGCGATACGGATAGTGTATCTATTTGACAGCGATACGGATAGTGTATCTATTTGACAGTGATACGGATAGTGTATCTATTTGACAGTGATACGGATAGTGTATCTATTTGACAGTGATACGGATAGTGTATCTATGTGACAGTGATACGGATAGTGTATCTATTTGACAGTGATACGGATAGTGTATCTATTTGACAGTGATACGGATAGTGTATCTATTTGACAGTGATACGGATAGTGTATCTATTTGACAGTGATACGGATAGTGTATCTATTTGACAGTGATACGGATAGTGTATCTATTTGACAGTGATACGGATAGTGTATCTATTTGACAGTGATACGGATAGTGTATCTATTTGACAGTGATACGGATAGTGTATCTATTTGACAGTGATACGGATAGTGTATCTATTTGACAGTGATACGGATAGTGTATCTATTTGACAGTGATACGGATAGTGTATCTATTTGACAGTGATACGGATAGTGTATCTATTTGACAGTGATACGGATAGTGTATCTATTTGACAGTGATACGGATAGTGTATCTATGTGACAGTGATACGGATAGTGTATCTATGaataaatgtaatattttgttatttttcagttatatgaattgtaatttaatgaaatatatggaaaaacataaaatcaaatctgaCAGTAAAGCATTCCATTTAGTAAGTAATTATCGACTAGCTCTCTTCTCTACTGGTCGTTTCGTCCAATCATCGACTAGCTCTCTTCTCTACTGGTCGATTCGTCCAATCATCGACTAGCTCTCTTCTCTACTGGTCGTTTCGTCCAATCATCGACTAGCTCTCTTCTCTACTGGTCGATTCGTCCAATCATCGACTAGCTCTCTTCTCTACTGGTCGATTCGTCCAATCATCGACTAGCTCTCTTCTCTACTGGTCGATTCGTCCAATCATCGACTAGCTCTCTTCTCTACTGGTCGATTCGTCCAATCATCGACTAGCTCTCTTCTCTACTGGTCGATTCGTCCAATCATCGACTAGCTCTCTTCTCTACTGGTCGATTCGTCCAATCATCGACTAGCTCTCTTCTCTTAACTGTCTATTACTGATTCTTAGTTAcagaaattattgataatggATCCAAATAAACGAATAACATCTGAACAAGCGATGCAAGATCCGTACTTCCTTGAAGAACCAGTTCCTTGTTCAGAGTAAGTCATTCATTCACACGTGTTTCATAGACCCGTTATTAAGTGATTGACACATAATGGGCGTGGTTTATTTTGTAGCGTATTTGAAGGAATGCCGATACCGTACCCTAAACGGGAATTTCTAaccgatgatgataatgatgataaagcGGATACTGGAGCGAGTAAAGTGAGTACCCGAGTAATTGAGGAGTAATGTAAAGTAAGCGAGTAAATGAGTGAATGctgttttatttgtatttatagGCTGGAGGTGGAAACCAAGATTCAAGTCATAACCAACCACAAGCAAAAAGAGTTAGAGTTTCTACTACTAGTAACACTAATATAGTTACTAGTGAATATCAGGTATCTCCCCCCTTCCCCCTCCCTCCTGCTCCCTCTAATAACTGTAGTCATGTAGTCTATAGTCAAGTAGCAGTATATGTAGTACTCTGTAATATGCACTTATAACCTGTCTGTGTAGTACAGTAGACTAACTCCCAGCTAAATTATTAAGAATTGTCAAATTGTAATTTATGTGATGAAAACCCGGTGGGGATCTGACTGCCCTGAAATTCACAGCTACCTTAGAGATCCAGTGAGTGAGGAAAGTGTAGCCAGCAGTCCACTGTAGGCAGGCTGGTTGTCTGTCTGTAAGCAGGCTGTCTATAGGCAGTCGGCAGGCTGTCTATCTGTAGCCCCCCGGCAGACAGACAGTGTCTATAGACAGCAGGCAGGCTGTCTATAGGCAGTCGGCAGGCTGTCTATCTGTAGCCCCCCGGCAGCCGTATCAATTGTCTAGCACGaggaaaatattgatatctaATAAACTGACAGGCAGGCTGTCTATCTGTAGCCCCCCGGCAGACAGACAGTGTCTATAGAGAGCAGGCAGGTTGTCTATAGGCAGGAGGCAGGCTGTCTATCTGTAGCCCCCCCGGTAGACAGACAGTGTCTATAGACAGCAGGCAGGCTGTCTATAGGCAGTCGGCAGGCTGTCTATAGGCAGTCGGCAGGCTGTCTATCTgtagccccccccccccggcaGACAGACAGTGTCTATAGACAGCAGGCAGGCTGTCTATCTGTAGCCCCCCCTCGTCCCCCGGTAGACAGGCAGTGTCTATAAATACTGTAGTATGTTATGTTGTATGTATTTAGTTACTACTTATCGATGCATGTTTGTTACACATAGGTTTTATTTATCAGGTATCAATGAACAGAAATCCTCAGCGTCAGAATTTTGCTTATCACCACCAATaattactgctgctgctgctgctgctgctgctactcgTGCAGCTGCAGCTGCCTGCCTGCTCTTATCAAGGTATGCTGGGACTTTTGGACGTGTGTTTTAATATAGCA
It includes:
- the LOC141902797 gene encoding cyclin-dependent kinase 8-like isoform X2, producing MDYDFKVRTAKERAKVEDLFDFEGCKVGRGTYGHVYKAKKKVKDDSNESHDSREYALKQIEGVGISMSACREIALLRELKHPNVISLQKVFLSHSDRKVWLLFDYAEHDLWHIIKFHRSAKANKKTVPVPKNMVKSLLYQILDGIHYLHANWVLHRDLKPANILVMGEGQERGRVKIADMGFARLFNAPLKPLADLDPVVVTFWYRAPELLLGARHYTKAIDIWAIGCIFAELLTSEPIFHCRQEDIKTSNPYHHDQLDRIFNVMGFPQDKDWEDIRKMPEHPALMKDFKKGNYMNCNLMKYMEKHKIKSDSKAFHLLQKLLIMDPNKRITSEQAMQDPYFLEEPVPCSDVFEGMPIPYPKREFLTDDDNDDKADTGASKVSTRAGGGNQDSSHNQPQAKRVRVSTTSNTNIVTSEYQKHVHGLQSSNQSISTLSAGQSQANNSAVYNQPRF
- the LOC141902797 gene encoding cyclin-dependent kinase 8-like isoform X1, which translates into the protein MDYDFKVRTAKERAKVEDLFDFEGCKVGRGTYGHVYKAKKKVKDDSNESHDSREYALKQIEGVGISMSACREIALLRELKHPNVISLQKVFLSHSDRKVWLLFDYAEHDLWHIIKFHRSAKANKKTVPVPKNMVKSLLYQILDGIHYLHANWVLHRDLKPANILVMGEGQERGRVKIADMGFARLFNAPLKPLADLDPVVVTFWYRAPELLLGARHYTKAIDIWAIGCIFAELLTSEPIFHCRQEDIKTSNPYHHDQLDRIFNVMGFPQDKDWEDIRKMPEHPALMKDFKKGNYMNCNLMKYMEKHKIKSDSKAFHLLQKLLIMDPNKRITSEQAMQDPYFLEEPVPCSDVFEGMPIPYPKREFLTDDDNDDKADTGASKAGGGNQDSSHNQPQAKRVRVSTTSNTNIVTSEYQKHVHGLQSSNQSISTLSAGQSQANNSAVYNQPRF